From the genome of Egicoccus sp. AB-alg6-2:
CTCACCGAGCACCGGCTCGAGCACGACGGCGGCGACCTCGCTCGGCGCGGTCTGGGTGGTCAGCAGCAGGTCGAACTCCCGCAGACAGCGCGCCACCGATGCCGCCTCGTCCTCGCCGGTGACGAAGGTGTACGGGAAGGGCGCGACCAGCACCCCCGACGGCAGCGGCGCATGTCCGGCGCGGTAGACGGCCTTCGACGTGGTCATCGCCATGGTCAGGTGGGAGCGGCCGTGGAAGCTGCCCTGGAAGACGATCACGTTGGGTTTGCCGGTGGCCTGCTTGGCGAGCTTGACCGCCGCTTCGGTGGCCTCGGCGCCGGAGTTGGCGAAGAAGAACCGCTCGATGCCCGCGGGGGTGACCTCGGCCAACCGGGCCCCGAGCGCCTCCAGCCGGTCGTGTCGGTAGCAGTTGACCTGGGCGTGGAGGAACCGGCCTGCCTGGTTCCGAACCGCCTCGACGACCGCCGGATGGCAGTGGCCGGTGTTGACCACGCCGATACCCGCGGTCAGGTCGAGGTACTCGACGCCGTCGGTGGTCGTGATCGTGGCGCCGGATCCGGTGGCCACCTGCAGATCGGTGAGCTGGAACCAGACGTCTGCCAGATGCGTGTCCATGCGTACGTGCTCCCCAGCGTTGCCGGGACGGGGCGCGCCCCGTCCCACCGAACGACCAGCGAAGCGCGTCGACGCGGCCATGGCTTCGGGCAATTGGCCAGACTCGGGCGCGGCGGCCCGCCAGCTGGCGCAGACGCCCGGCGATCTGACGCCGGGCGCCGCGTAGGACTCAGGCGGTCCAGCCGGCCTCGGGACGGTCGAACCACACGTGCACCTGGCCGGTTCCCGTGGCGTTCTCGTAGTCGCTGAGCCGGCGCCCGCTGGCCCGGCAGTCGCGGCCGCCGATCGCCGCGGCCATGGCGAGGTAGTGCCCGAAGCCGCCCTCCGGGGCATGTGGGTGGTAGGCCGGCATCTCGTCGATGACGCGGGCGTGGTCGCCGGCCTCCATCCAGGCGATCCGCTCCTCGTCGGCGGCCCGCGCTTCGGGCGTGACGATGTGGACCGGGTCGCTGGCCTCGTGCTGCGACAGGACCTTCAGGCGGTGGAACGTGTGGCTCATGCCGCCGCTGGCCAGCACGACGACCCGGCGGTCGCTCGCGGCGACCGCATCGCCGATCGCGCGACCGAGCGTGAGGAAGTCGTCGTCGTCGCCGGTCTGCACGATGGAGACGGACACGATCCGTTCGTCGCGCCGCAGGTAGTGCACCAGGTTCACCGTGGCGTAGTAGACGGGCAGGTAGGGGTCGTCCTCGGCGTGTGTCGGGGTCCCGAGTTCCTTGCCGTGCTTCTCGATCAGCAGGGCGAGGTCGCGGTCGCCGTCGTAGTCGTAGGGGACCTGCTTCATCCCGCGCGGCAGCTCGGACGAGGTCATCTTCCCGGAGCGGTGGTCGTGTGCGGAGACGACGTGCTCGACCGTGGTGAACCAGTGGGTGTCGAGGATCACGATGGTGTCGGCGCGCAGGTCGGTCAGGATCTCGTCGCGGAGGCGGTTGAGCCCCGGTACCAGCGAGATCTCCTTGCCCTCGTTGAGCTCCCGGCGCATCGCCTCGTCGAACATGATGGTGGGGGCGTGCGAGACCAGGCCCGCTCCGACGATCTCACCCATGACTGGCTTCTCCCTCGTAACGGTGGACGGTGGTGCCGCCGGCGAAGGTCGCGCCGACCTGGCGGTAGTAGGCGCCCAGGATCTCGCGCGGCTGCAGCAGCGCGAACTCCTCGCCGGGGACATCGAACAGGGTCAGCTCGGCGTCGCCCACGTACACGGGTCCAGCCTCGACGTCGACGGTCTTCATGGTGACCAGTTCGTGCAGCGACGGCGGCGCGTCCACCCCCTCGATGGCGGGCATGAACCGGGTGTGCAGCATCGCGTGGCTGTTGACGAACCCGCCGGTGTCGGCGGTGCCGGTGATGGTGAACCGGGCCTCGGCCAGCCGGCGGTCGTAGGCGGCGAGCGTGGCGCCGAACCGGCCGCCCGCTTCGAGCCGGGGACCGGCCCTGCCGTGCGCCACGGGGCGGGTCTGGTGGATCGATCCGAGCTTCTTCGGATACCCCTGGTAGTGGCCGCGCACGAGGGCGTAGTCCTTGTCGACCCAGATGTAGACGCAGCGCGAGACGTGTTCGCCGCGGTAGGTGCCCCGGACGACGAAGAACACCTCCTTGTACTGCGCGCGGACCGGGTCGAGCAGCTCCTCGAACGTGTCGGAGCACGACTGCCAGTCGGCCCATACCAGGGCCACGGCGCCGGGGTCGTCGGCCGGCTCGATCGGGTCGGGCAGCAGCTCGATCACCCGGTCGGGGTCGGTGCGGTACTCGATCGTGAGCAGGTCGCCGCTGTAGTGCCACGGCGGTGGCGGCAGGATCGACGAGCGACCGCTCGCGGTGCGTGGGAACACGAAACCCTTGAGGTCTGGCACGCGGCGTCTCCCTTGGTCGCCCGGAACCGCGGCGCCTCGTCTCGCGTCGGTGCAGGCGGGACGAGGCAACCGTTCGGGACCGAACGATAGTCAACGACCGGGCGGGTCGCCAGTGTCCGGCGGGCGAGCGTCAGTCGGCGACCGGGCGCACGGCCTCGGCGACCCCGATGCCGGTCAGCTGCAGCGAGCGGGCGATGCCGCGGGATCCGAGATTGGCCTGGTCGTGCCGGTAGACCACGAGACGGGGTCCGTCCGCGAGCAGCTGGCACAGGGCCGACACCGCAGCACGGCCGGCGCCCCTCCGGCGCGCCGACGGTTCGGTGAGAACCCCGATGTCGCTGAAGCCACGCCAGGCGTACATGCTCGCCACCGCCACGATCCTGTCGCCGTCGACGACCCCGACGGTGGCCTCGTGGGGATCACCGATGTCGACGTCGCCCTCCTCGCGGTCGTCCTCGGGGCACCTCGACAAGAACGCCGTGAACGCCGGCCGATCGTCCTCGGTCACGACCCGGACCTCGTGGCCCGGCGCCGGCCCGACCGGCCGGAAGTGGGCCAGGTCGAGCCCGTAGAGGTGCTGGTTCTGACGTTCGGTCCGCCGGTCGGGCCAGCAGCTCGCCACCTCGTCACCGCGTAGGCGGTGCCCCGGGGGACGTTGCGCGAGCAGGTCGCGCAGTGAGGCCGCGACCGCCGGGGCGACCTCGCTCACCACCCGGCGCCCGACCGGGCACAGCGCGACCCAGGAGTCGTCTGGCAGCGCCGGGTCCTCCAGCAGGGTCGTCCCCGGCTCGTCGAACGGCTCGTCGACACCGGGGAAGGCGTCGCGCCAGCCGGCGGAGACCCGCGCGGCGAACGACGACGTGGAAGGTGCGGTCACGATCGGTCCCTCTGCCCGTCGCCGACGTCGCGGGACCGAGCCGGCGAACATAGCCGTGGGACCGGTCAGCGACTACCGTTCGGGGCCGAACGATGACGCGATCCGAGGAGTGCAGCGTGGAGACCCGCAGGATCCTGCTCGAGGGTGTGGCGACGACGGTGACCCGCGACGGCGAGGACCTGTGCGCCGGCGACGGTCGTCGCGTCCGGGTAGAGGATGCGCACCACCTGCCGCCGGTGGTGCCCTCGAAGATCCTGTGTGTCCACCTCAACTACCGCTCGCGGGTCGAGGAGTTCGGCACGACGCTGCCTCCGGCGCCGACCTACTTCCACAAGCCGGTGTCGGCCCTCAACGGGCACGAAGGGCAGGTCGTGCGCCCCGAGCGCTGCACGTGGCTCAACTACGAGGGTGAGATCGCGATTGTCATCGGTCGCCACACGCGCAACGTCACGCAGGCACAGGCCTGGGACCACATCGCCGGTTACACCGTCGCCAACGACTACGGGCTGCACGACTTCCGCGACACCGACGCGGGCTCCATGCTGCGCGTGAAGGGGTCCGACACGCTG
Proteins encoded in this window:
- a CDS encoding catechol 1,2-dioxygenase, with amino-acid sequence MGEIVGAGLVSHAPTIMFDEAMRRELNEGKEISLVPGLNRLRDEILTDLRADTIVILDTHWFTTVEHVVSAHDHRSGKMTSSELPRGMKQVPYDYDGDRDLALLIEKHGKELGTPTHAEDDPYLPVYYATVNLVHYLRRDERIVSVSIVQTGDDDDFLTLGRAIGDAVAASDRRVVVLASGGMSHTFHRLKVLSQHEASDPVHIVTPEARAADEERIAWMEAGDHARVIDEMPAYHPHAPEGGFGHYLAMAAAIGGRDCRASGRRLSDYENATGTGQVHVWFDRPEAGWTA
- a CDS encoding acetoacetate decarboxylase family protein, which encodes MPDLKGFVFPRTASGRSSILPPPPWHYSGDLLTIEYRTDPDRVIELLPDPIEPADDPGAVALVWADWQSCSDTFEELLDPVRAQYKEVFFVVRGTYRGEHVSRCVYIWVDKDYALVRGHYQGYPKKLGSIHQTRPVAHGRAGPRLEAGGRFGATLAAYDRRLAEARFTITGTADTGGFVNSHAMLHTRFMPAIEGVDAPPSLHELVTMKTVDVEAGPVYVGDAELTLFDVPGEEFALLQPREILGAYYRQVGATFAGGTTVHRYEGEASHG
- a CDS encoding GNAT family N-acetyltransferase, which produces MTAPSTSSFAARVSAGWRDAFPGVDEPFDEPGTTLLEDPALPDDSWVALCPVGRRVVSEVAPAVAASLRDLLAQRPPGHRLRGDEVASCWPDRRTERQNQHLYGLDLAHFRPVGPAPGHEVRVVTEDDRPAFTAFLSRCPEDDREEGDVDIGDPHEATVGVVDGDRIVAVASMYAWRGFSDIGVLTEPSARRRGAGRAAVSALCQLLADGPRLVVYRHDQANLGSRGIARSLQLTGIGVAEAVRPVAD
- a CDS encoding fumarylacetoacetate hydrolase family protein, with product MTRSEECSVETRRILLEGVATTVTRDGEDLCAGDGRRVRVEDAHHLPPVVPSKILCVHLNYRSRVEEFGTTLPPAPTYFHKPVSALNGHEGQVVRPERCTWLNYEGEIAIVIGRHTRNVTQAQAWDHIAGYTVANDYGLHDFRDTDAGSMLRVKGSDTLCPLGPALVSADAWDPRDGMRIRTLVNGEVKQDGNTADMEWDMAYLVADLARTITLEPGDVILSGTPANSRPVQPGDVVEVEVEGLGTLRNTIVTGPTAIRDDVGAQPTESEEVRSTALGGDWELRGVRAPRK